In the genome of Thermosphaera aggregans DSM 11486, one region contains:
- a CDS encoding 4Fe-4S binding protein has product MSEKLKPAKLLIVATKSGRVTKKYPYEEPLVSPDFRGLIEIDENKCIGCGACVNACPPNALQLISDKDTTVIRYFIGRCIFCWRCVDVCPVGAIKGTRKFELATDDASDLYVHVVHKKAKCEACEGNGGTQKMLYYVVEKSPITEEYLNECPDCRKKSFIESVAKRRTGGISE; this is encoded by the coding sequence ATGAGCGAGAAGCTTAAGCCAGCTAAGCTCTTAATAGTGGCTACTAAATCTGGAAGAGTCACGAAGAAGTACCCCTACGAGGAGCCGCTCGTATCCCCTGACTTCAGGGGTTTAATAGAAATAGATGAGAACAAGTGTATCGGATGCGGGGCCTGCGTTAACGCGTGCCCGCCAAACGCTTTACAACTGATTAGTGATAAAGACACCACTGTTATTCGATACTTCATAGGGAGGTGTATTTTCTGCTGGAGATGCGTCGATGTCTGCCCCGTGGGTGCTATTAAAGGAACGAGGAAATTCGAGCTAGCTACCGACGATGCTTCAGACCTCTACGTCCATGTTGTCCATAAGAAGGCTAAGTGTGAAGCGTGTGAAGGGAATGGTGGAACCCAGAAAATGTTGTACTACGTAGTGGAGAAATCCCCGATCACGGAGGAATACCTTAACGAGTGCCCCGACTGCAGGAAGAAATCCTTCATAGAATCGGTGGCCAAGAGGAGAACAGGTGGTATTAGTGAGTAA